One region of Timaviella obliquedivisa GSE-PSE-MK23-08B genomic DNA includes:
- the cysS gene encoding cysteine--tRNA ligase yields the protein MTLSLYNTLTRRKEPFEPLEPGKVKMYYCGVTVYDYCHLGHARACIIWDVARRYLRWRGYEVRYVQNFTDIDDKILNRAKKEGSSMEAVAEHYIQAYFEDMARLNVMEADEYPRATHTLDGIKRLIHELEQKGYAYPAAGDVYYSVRSFAEYGKLSGRKLDDMQAGASGRLDGEDPEVSRKRDPFDFALWKGSKPGEPAWDSPWGAGRPGWHIECSAMVRDRLGDTIDIHAGGTDLVFPHHENEIAQSEAVTEKPLARYWMHNGMVNVNGEKMSKSLGNFTTIRRLLDSGSDPMALRLFILQAQYRKPLDFTEAAIASAQNSWSTLKEGLLFGYQQGQKLDWTDTQDLSFGDPAAMRIAMDSELVQRFQTAMDNDLNTPGGVAVLFELAKDLQREGNILTHGGKTATEPQALRQQWQMLVCLAQVLGLEAKPEAEEQSGDRSGALSDAEIDAKIQARNHAKQTKNFVEADRIRDELKDNGVTLIDKPGSVTDWHRS from the coding sequence ATGACCCTATCGCTTTACAACACGCTAACCCGCCGCAAGGAACCTTTCGAGCCTTTAGAACCAGGCAAAGTGAAGATGTATTATTGCGGAGTAACGGTGTATGACTATTGCCATTTGGGTCATGCCAGAGCCTGCATTATTTGGGATGTGGCACGGCGATATTTGCGCTGGCGGGGCTACGAGGTTAGGTATGTACAGAACTTTACAGATATTGATGACAAGATTCTGAACCGCGCTAAGAAAGAAGGCTCTTCTATGGAAGCAGTGGCAGAGCACTACATTCAGGCATATTTTGAGGATATGGCGCGGCTGAATGTGATGGAGGCAGATGAGTACCCGCGCGCGACCCATACGCTAGACGGCATTAAGCGGTTAATTCATGAGCTAGAGCAGAAGGGATATGCTTACCCAGCGGCGGGAGACGTTTATTACTCAGTGCGATCGTTTGCGGAGTATGGCAAGTTGTCGGGGCGGAAGCTGGACGATATGCAGGCAGGCGCGAGTGGACGCTTAGATGGGGAAGACCCAGAAGTGAGCCGGAAGCGTGACCCGTTTGACTTTGCGCTGTGGAAAGGGTCTAAGCCAGGAGAGCCTGCCTGGGATTCACCCTGGGGAGCGGGTCGTCCGGGGTGGCATATTGAGTGTTCGGCAATGGTGCGCGATCGCCTGGGCGATACGATCGACATTCATGCAGGTGGCACGGATCTAGTCTTTCCTCACCACGAAAATGAAATTGCCCAATCAGAAGCGGTCACAGAGAAACCATTGGCGCGGTACTGGATGCATAACGGCATGGTGAATGTAAACGGTGAAAAAATGTCTAAATCCTTGGGCAACTTCACGACCATTCGCCGACTTTTAGATTCTGGGTCAGACCCAATGGCGCTCAGGCTATTTATTTTGCAAGCCCAGTACCGCAAGCCCCTGGACTTTACCGAAGCCGCGATCGCTTCTGCCCAAAATAGCTGGAGCACCCTTAAAGAAGGACTGCTTTTTGGCTATCAACAGGGTCAAAAACTGGATTGGACAGACACGCAAGATCTTTCGTTTGGCGATCCTGCTGCTATGAGAATTGCCATGGACAGTGAATTGGTTCAGCGCTTCCAGACAGCAATGGATAACGACTTGAACACGCCTGGCGGGGTAGCAGTTTTATTTGAATTGGCAAAAGATTTGCAACGAGAAGGCAATATTCTGACTCATGGAGGCAAGACGGCGACTGAGCCCCAGGCGTTGAGGCAGCAGTGGCAGATGCTAGTCTGCTTGGCGCAAGTTTTAGGGCTGGAAGCGAAACCTGAGGCAGAGGAGCAGTCTGGCGATCGCTCAGGTGCGCTGTCGGATGCAGAAATTGACGCAAAGATTCAGGCGCGGAATCACGCGAAGCAGACAAAGAATTTTGTCGAAGCCGATCGCATTCGGGACGAGCTAAAAGACAATGGGGTAACGCTCATCGACAAACCAGGGAGCGTAACGGATTGGCATCGCAGCTAG
- a CDS encoding NAD-binding protein has product MTPTNLLELCRNGDPSAIATLLNRGLQGKNATASADWQGDQLNVRLKADTLPSQTGLLALVHRTLKTLQVEAVETLRVYAYEANNPVPVWMYQMDLRESIEQDSEEGDPLSDLSASPTSSTASKASLDRFLVCGLGGLGQYCVYSLKRFALREFEIRVTAIEKFATQEWEVQDLPSLLDEPAIIGDCRDDQVLLRAGIQDCRAVLLVTNDESVNIEAAIAARRLNPKVRLIVRSARQSLNQLLKQQLGDFLTFEPTELPANAFTLAGLGAGILGFFDIGDRRLQVVEQRVEPHDRRFDGFSANSLLHEQKYRLLSHIPANLTVTNRTSSNRAFYKWRAGTQVRAGDTVTYIELIDQSKSPIELTVPENNWRSLWQKIQETGGLGGSLALLWRWIQAKQTRLVVGVGLTTSLLLWILGTVILKSNIPGMTWERAISSGAILLLGGYGDLFGGLTEEVAVPSWVPLVCLLITAISLLFILGVFGLITDTLISSRFSFLRKRPPIPKRNHIVLVGFGRVGQRIAAVLKEFKQPFVAIAEQLDDPHLQTQMPLLVGNPLTELARTNFATAKSVIVVTEDQMLNLEVALLARNAAQQIHRNIGLVVRTYEQRFSNNLSDLLPDAKTLTAYALSAEAFASAAFGENILGLFRLNHQTILVTEYRVGTADTLVNKTLAQVAYGYGVVPVYHQTVQVTPPTAYDPDKFLLPPDERLLTEGDRLVILSSINGLRRIEHGDMLPSQRWRLAIARALKPGDVFDCSSLLFRLSSCTLEQARSFMANLPGSMELDLYSHQAYRLEEELGRQVPVQLEAIAQEQST; this is encoded by the coding sequence ATGACTCCAACAAACCTGTTAGAACTGTGCCGAAATGGCGATCCTAGCGCGATCGCCACGCTCCTCAATAGAGGACTTCAAGGCAAAAATGCCACTGCTAGTGCCGACTGGCAAGGAGATCAACTCAACGTTCGCCTCAAAGCTGATACGCTACCGAGTCAAACCGGACTCTTAGCTCTTGTGCATCGCACCCTGAAAACCCTGCAAGTTGAAGCAGTAGAAACTTTGCGGGTCTATGCCTACGAAGCCAACAATCCAGTTCCCGTCTGGATGTATCAGATGGATCTGAGAGAAAGTATTGAGCAAGACAGTGAAGAAGGGGATCCGTTAAGCGATCTGTCTGCCTCGCCAACTTCATCCACTGCTTCTAAAGCCTCGCTCGATCGCTTCCTCGTCTGCGGTTTAGGAGGACTAGGGCAATACTGCGTCTACAGCCTCAAACGATTTGCATTGCGGGAGTTTGAAATTCGGGTGACGGCGATCGAGAAGTTTGCCACCCAGGAGTGGGAAGTTCAGGACTTGCCCAGTTTGCTTGATGAACCTGCCATTATTGGCGACTGCCGGGATGATCAGGTGCTGCTGAGGGCAGGCATACAGGACTGTCGGGCAGTGTTGCTGGTCACCAACGACGAGAGCGTCAACATTGAAGCAGCGATCGCCGCCCGTCGGCTCAACCCTAAAGTCCGTCTGATTGTTCGTTCCGCTCGCCAAAGCTTAAACCAACTTTTGAAACAGCAATTGGGCGATTTTTTGACGTTTGAGCCAACTGAGCTACCTGCAAATGCTTTTACGCTGGCGGGGTTAGGAGCCGGAATTCTAGGCTTTTTTGACATTGGCGATCGCCGATTACAAGTCGTAGAGCAACGAGTCGAACCCCACGATCGTCGCTTCGATGGGTTTTCAGCAAATTCATTGCTGCATGAACAGAAGTATCGTTTGCTCAGTCATATTCCTGCCAACCTGACAGTTACGAATCGCACCTCATCAAACCGTGCTTTTTATAAATGGCGAGCAGGCACTCAGGTTAGAGCCGGCGATACGGTGACTTATATTGAACTCATTGATCAAAGCAAATCACCGATTGAATTGACGGTGCCAGAAAATAATTGGCGATCGCTCTGGCAAAAAATTCAGGAAACAGGAGGTTTGGGGGGCAGCCTTGCTTTGCTCTGGCGCTGGATACAGGCAAAACAGACTCGCCTAGTAGTAGGAGTAGGGCTGACCACCTCGCTGCTTTTATGGATCTTGGGCACCGTTATTCTTAAAAGCAACATTCCAGGAATGACCTGGGAAAGAGCAATTTCGTCAGGAGCCATTTTGCTACTCGGAGGCTACGGCGATTTATTTGGAGGGCTGACAGAAGAAGTGGCAGTTCCAAGCTGGGTGCCGTTGGTTTGCCTGCTCATCACTGCTATTAGCCTCCTATTTATTTTGGGAGTATTTGGTTTAATCACTGATACCTTAATCAGTTCTCGCTTCAGTTTCCTCAGAAAACGTCCGCCCATTCCAAAGCGAAACCACATTGTTTTAGTTGGCTTTGGCAGAGTGGGACAACGCATTGCAGCAGTGCTGAAGGAGTTTAAGCAGCCGTTTGTGGCGATCGCAGAGCAACTAGACGACCCTCACCTACAAACCCAAATGCCGCTCCTGGTGGGCAATCCTCTCACCGAACTTGCCCGCACCAACTTTGCCACCGCCAAAAGTGTCATTGTGGTCACCGAAGACCAAATGCTGAACCTAGAAGTTGCTTTGTTAGCCCGCAATGCTGCTCAGCAGATTCATCGCAACATTGGCTTAGTAGTTCGCACCTACGAGCAACGCTTCAGCAATAACCTAAGCGACCTGCTGCCCGATGCCAAAACACTCACTGCCTACGCCCTTTCCGCAGAAGCCTTTGCCAGTGCAGCATTTGGCGAAAATATTCTGGGGTTATTTCGGCTCAATCATCAGACAATTTTGGTCACAGAATATCGGGTAGGAACAGCAGATACGCTAGTGAACAAAACTCTGGCTCAAGTCGCGTATGGCTACGGCGTTGTGCCTGTCTACCATCAAACAGTCCAAGTCACACCTCCCACCGCGTATGACCCCGATAAGTTTTTGCTGCCGCCGGATGAGCGGTTGTTGACGGAGGGCGATCGCCTGGTCATTCTCTCTTCTATCAATGGATTGCGCCGCATTGAGCATGGAGACATGCTGCCATCCCAACGCTGGCGGTTAGCCATAGCGCGCGCGCTTAAGCCTGGAGATGTTTTTGATTGCAGCAGCCTATTGTTTAGGCTTTCAAGCTGCACTTTAGAACAGGCAAGAAGTTTTATGGCGAATCTTCCCGGCTCGATGGAACTGGATCTTTATTCTCATCAGGCGTACCGACTTGAAGAAGAGCTAGGGAGACAGGTACCCGTCCAGTTAGAGGCGATCGCTCAAGAACAAAGCACCTAA
- a CDS encoding ABC transporter ATP-binding protein, protein MAQVVLENVYKSFPSRQSGRVSEATAEADSVAILRRINLNVEDGEFMVLVGPSGCGKSTLLRLIAGLETLTGGNIWVGDRQVNHLPPKERDIAMVFQSYALYPHMTVYDNLAFGLRRAGRNHSTGLAQRVLAQASHTLPRRWRYETADERAIAQRVQAIAEMLQIEMLLDRLPKQLSGGQKQRVALGRAMARDPQVFLMDEPLSNLDAKLRTETRTQIVNLQRKLGTTTIYVTHDQTEAMTMGDRIAVMNAGQIQQIARPLELYNQPANRFVAEFIGSPPMNFLPVQVKAPATLQHPQFRLTLPGIWEMDLRHYVDRSLLLGIRPEHLHVSVPAPKNIPIRVERVEALGSETYLTASLIEAENDPDAPLIQVRTESDRVVSIGETLWLSVSPEKIHLFDVETGEAIASPLLGRTAH, encoded by the coding sequence GTGGCGCAAGTTGTTTTAGAAAACGTTTACAAAAGCTTTCCCAGTCGTCAGAGCGGCAGAGTTTCTGAGGCGACGGCTGAGGCGGATTCTGTCGCCATTCTTCGACGCATTAATCTCAATGTAGAAGACGGCGAATTTATGGTGCTGGTGGGGCCTTCGGGCTGCGGAAAAAGTACGTTGCTAAGACTGATTGCGGGGTTAGAAACGCTGACGGGTGGCAATATTTGGGTGGGCGATCGCCAGGTCAATCATCTGCCTCCCAAAGAGCGGGATATCGCCATGGTGTTCCAAAGCTACGCCCTTTACCCGCACATGACGGTATACGATAACCTGGCGTTTGGGTTGCGACGAGCGGGTAGAAATCATTCGACAGGTCTGGCTCAGCGGGTATTGGCTCAGGCGAGCCACACTTTGCCTCGGCGTTGGCGCTACGAAACCGCAGATGAACGGGCGATCGCTCAGCGAGTTCAAGCGATCGCCGAAATGTTGCAAATCGAGATGCTGCTTGATCGCTTACCAAAGCAGTTATCGGGAGGACAAAAGCAGCGGGTGGCACTAGGGCGGGCGATGGCGCGCGATCCCCAAGTTTTTTTGATGGATGAGCCGCTGTCGAATTTAGATGCCAAGCTGCGCACCGAAACCCGAACTCAGATCGTCAATTTGCAGCGCAAGCTAGGAACGACGACGATTTATGTGACCCATGACCAGACTGAGGCGATGACCATGGGCGATCGCATTGCGGTGATGAACGCCGGACAGATTCAGCAAATCGCCCGACCGCTAGAGCTATACAATCAGCCAGCAAATCGCTTTGTAGCAGAATTTATTGGTTCTCCACCGATGAACTTTTTGCCGGTGCAGGTCAAAGCTCCAGCGACCCTCCAACATCCTCAGTTTCGGCTAACACTCCCTGGCATTTGGGAAATGGACTTGAGGCACTATGTCGATCGCTCTTTGTTATTAGGCATTCGCCCAGAGCATCTCCACGTCAGTGTTCCGGCTCCCAAAAATATTCCCATCCGCGTCGAGCGCGTCGAGGCATTAGGCAGCGAAACCTATCTGACGGCAAGTTTAATAGAGGCAGAAAATGATCCTGATGCGCCCCTGATTCAAGTGCGAACAGAGTCTGATCGGGTCGTGTCGATTGGAGAAACGCTTTGGCTATCGGTATCTCCAGAGAAAATACATTTATTTGATGTCGAGACAGGCGAGGCGATCGCTTCACCGCTCTTGGGTAGAACGGCGCATTAG
- a CDS encoding NAD(P)H-quinone oxidoreductase subunit L, with the protein MPLPIVPLAYLLLAGAYLLVLPLATIFYLKARWYIASSIERVLMYFLVFFLFPGLLLISPFLNFRPLPRQMG; encoded by the coding sequence ATGCCCCTTCCTATTGTTCCTCTGGCTTACCTCCTACTGGCAGGAGCATACCTTCTTGTTCTGCCTCTAGCCACCATTTTTTACCTCAAAGCTCGTTGGTATATCGCTAGCTCCATTGAGCGAGTCCTCATGTACTTTCTAGTATTTTTCCTTTTCCCAGGGCTACTGCTCATCAGTCCTTTCCTCAATTTCCGTCCTTTGCCTCGGCAGATGGGTTAG
- a CDS encoding DUF3007 family protein, producing MRRIDAIAIAVGFFAAGGAIYLILQQVGLDNINAGIWSQVILVGGLIGWIITYVTRALTQNMTYNQQLKDYENAVLQKRLEEMSPEELEKLQADVEAEKAQQQPPTNQ from the coding sequence ATGCGACGAATTGACGCGATCGCCATTGCTGTTGGTTTTTTTGCCGCAGGGGGCGCTATTTATCTAATCCTCCAACAAGTGGGTCTAGACAACATCAATGCAGGCATTTGGAGTCAAGTTATTTTGGTGGGTGGGCTAATCGGCTGGATTATTACCTATGTCACGCGGGCGCTAACTCAAAATATGACCTACAACCAGCAGCTTAAAGACTACGAGAATGCGGTGCTGCAAAAACGCCTCGAAGAAATGAGTCCAGAAGAACTGGAAAAATTGCAAGCCGATGTAGAAGCTGAAAAAGCTCAACAGCAACCTCCCACAAATCAGTAG
- the trpA gene encoding tryptophan synthase subunit alpha: MVSVSSCMNSLRDRGQCALIPFITAGDPNLETTAAALQILDRSGADIIELGVPYSDPLADGPIIQAAATRALQQGTKLDNVLEMLKIVSPKLRSPIVLFTYYNPVLNRGIEAFFQDIAAAGASGIVIPDLPLEEVEKLLPAAAAASVEIILLVAPTTPKERLEAIAAQSQGFIYLVSVTGVTGMRIKVESRVQELITELKGVTDKAIGVGFGISQPAQAKQMMEWGADAVIVGSAFVKRLAEGSPDQGLQAIETLCRSLKAAIAE; this comes from the coding sequence ATGGTTTCAGTTTCTAGCTGCATGAATTCACTGCGCGATCGCGGACAATGTGCCCTCATCCCGTTCATCACAGCCGGTGATCCCAATTTAGAAACCACCGCCGCCGCCCTTCAAATTCTCGATCGCAGCGGTGCAGATATCATCGAACTCGGCGTTCCCTACTCCGATCCGCTTGCCGATGGCCCCATCATTCAGGCTGCCGCCACGCGCGCTCTGCAACAAGGAACAAAGCTAGACAATGTGCTGGAGATGCTAAAAATCGTCAGCCCCAAATTGCGATCGCCCATCGTCCTTTTCACTTACTACAACCCTGTTCTCAATCGCGGCATCGAAGCCTTTTTTCAAGACATTGCAGCAGCAGGAGCCAGCGGCATTGTCATCCCCGATCTGCCTTTAGAAGAAGTCGAAAAACTATTGCCTGCCGCCGCCGCTGCCAGCGTTGAAATTATTCTGTTAGTCGCCCCTACCACACCCAAAGAACGGCTAGAAGCGATCGCCGCCCAATCTCAGGGCTTTATCTACTTGGTCAGCGTCACAGGTGTGACTGGAATGCGGATTAAAGTCGAAAGCCGAGTGCAAGAACTCATCACAGAACTAAAAGGCGTTACCGACAAAGCGATCGGCGTTGGCTTCGGCATTTCTCAGCCTGCACAAGCCAAGCAAATGATGGAATGGGGTGCGGATGCTGTCATTGTGGGCAGTGCATTTGTTAAGCGCCTGGCAGAAGGTTCACCCGATCAAGGGCTACAAGCGATCGAAACCCTCTGTCGC